The following is a genomic window from Nymphaea colorata isolate Beijing-Zhang1983 chromosome 3, ASM883128v2, whole genome shotgun sequence.
TTTCTACTTCTGATATCCCTTGGCGGTTCTCTTCTTAgtatttgaagtttgaatatCTGGCTTCGGGTTCAGTTCAGCAAGTGAAGGATCCAACCAATTCAGTTGATGGCGATTGAAGAAAGGCCAGTTAGGAACAGTGATCAGCATAGTCAGCAAAACACCAGCTGCATAGATGATAAGCATGTTCTGGAATGAACTCATCATATAACCAGTGACAAAGGCAATAAATGCAAAGATGGCTAACATCGCCTGCATCAGATTTTCTGAGAGCTTCTGCCCTTGCCAGTCCATCTAGAATTGTTAAAGACAAAGAAATCAATAAGAACATCATAACTTCGAATGGAAGGTCTCAAAAAGAAACCCTACAACAAAAACTAGCGAAAACCTTTCTTAGTTATTAAAATGCCACGACCGTTTCCCTATCTGAAAATGTATACAAGTAATAAGTGTAAGAATACACCATGACGGAAGCAAGAAGGACTGTcatcataaaaattcacaatGTCCTACGTAGTACAaaaacctaattacaataaatTCTGAACATCCATAAGAttccatttcttttaaaaaaggtTGATGCTTTCTCAATCAAAAAACACATGCAATTCTAGGATTACTCCTTGGGGCAGGGTCTTCCATGCGTACTTTATCTGCACTCATCAGAGGACACATAAACGGTAAGGGTTCATTCCGTACTATATCATAGACATATTACCAATTGCCATTACATCACAGGAAATTGCAGAAAAAGAGTAGAAAGTCGTCATTCAGCCCCAAAGGTCTCTGGCTACCTCATGTTTAAAGCTGCATCTTATGGATCTCTCCAGAATGGACATTGACAacgaaataaaaaattaaccgACAGGCTGCTATGTAATTTTCCCGTGGAGACGATGTCTAACCTCATTCCCTACTATAAACAGAAAGGAGGACCATATCAAACAACAACATCCACCACCAGGATGCTGATTCTAAACCACAAACCCTAGAATCAGCAACCCAAGCAAATTTAATTAGATTCGCAGGAATCCCAATGACAGAATAATGCTAAAGACAAAGATGATTATGAATTTATGACAAGGCTCCACTTCTTGCGACCACAAGAAAACGGTTGTTCAGCCAAAAGATTACACGAAACACCAACCGCAGAAGAAAACCTAGAAAGGAAATACACGAACATCACACGATTAAACTAATCCTTGAGAAACACTCTCTATCTACTGACCgtaaaaattttttattcctAAATTAGACCAAGATCGACATGCAATTACCACTCTCACCTTAGAGAAAAACCGAAACAAAACAAATCCTCGAACAGAAAGCAAAAAAGTCACGAGATTACACATCTCCCATTCCTAAAAGAGGGATCTCCTTCACGCCGCTTCGGGCCAAAGAATGTTAACAGATCAAAATCGAGGGAATTAATCGGAACTTAATTGGGAGCTAAGACCTACAAACAAGATGCCCACTGTGAGCAAGAGAGACCGGAGGAGGActagagaaagaagaaagaagacgTTGAATACCTGCCCAGGCCGGAGGATGATGGCGACGACGGCTTCAGATCGGGCGCGCCGCAGAGGAGACAGGGGAAGCAGGTAGGGAGTGGTAAAGCGACGTCGACGTCACCACCGGTCGCCGGCGGAACTCGATCGGAGAGGAGGTAACGCAGAAAGGGGTGAGAGTATGAGGAGAAAGAATGGTCCTCAATAATTTAATGCAAACAACGGACGATATGTCCGTATCGGCGTCCTTCGGTCGTGCTTCGGGTCGGTCTGATCATCGCTCGACTCGATACTTAAAAACTCGGCCCCGGTCGGTTCAAAGACTTGGTGCCTGTCCAAGCTTGAAGTGTCAGATCCCTTCTTGGACTTCAACCTTCATTTTCTAATTAAgcttattttaaaataaattcattaaatttTAACAAACTAATGAATGATAGCATTATATTAATAAATGGCAATTATAGTTTCAAGCCAGGTTCTTAACCGAAAGAATCGTTTCTTTTAAGATGGGCTCAAGCTCGGTCTGACCTTGTTGAAGTCGGTTTGAGTTCGGGAAAGTTAGGCGCATCTTGAATCCATGCATCACAAATGGATCAGCAGCAGTGATAGTCCAGTTCCGGTCGTCGGTCTATAAGCAGCGACAATTGCCTCTGATGCTCCGTTCCGTTAACTGGAAACCATGGACTAtaactctttcatttttttagataaTTTACAACAAAACCAGTTCTCAAACTACTGTTAGTCTGTTAGGAACAATAACTTTTATACGGGGTGCATAtcttacttttttaaaaaaaaaacaatgaaaatataataaattaaaattcaaaaaaaaaaaaaaagaagaagatgctaTAGTAGCCGACAAAGAAGGATGGGTATAGCCGTGTGTGCCGAATCAGGATACAACACAGATATCGATATTTAAGGCTGAGATGCAGATCCTCACGTCACGATTGGCATTGCTTATTGCAAATTAATAACTAGTCTTTTCCCCAGTAATAAGCTGCATTTGTTTCCCAGAAAAAAGGTTTtgcatttttcatgaaatttactaCTACACAGGTGTCAAAGATCTTCTTTTTATGACAAAGAAAGTAATCTAGAAGTAAACCACAGACACTTACTGAAATACGTGTAATATTTTGAGAGTCAATGAATGAAAGTGTCTTCATTCTTGTAATAAAGCAAGCTAGCAAGAGAAGACTGCACCTTCTCTGATCCCAGAGAAGATGCTTCAACACCACGTTCCACGTCCTAAATTTatcattgtcataaatattctcatttttcaaaaggtgtaaaaaaatgtaaaggaGCAGCAAAAGGTAgcaatcttttgaaaaaaaaaaaaaaaaaaaacgaaaatatCGCCTCATTTCAGAAAAATGGTTTCATCGTATtctaaatattttaagaaaatattcacatttttcaaaaggtgtagaaaaaatggaaaataaagaaaaaattgtaaagaagcaaaagatggcaatattttgaaaaaaaaaaaaactttacaaCCAAAACATGGCACTTTTTCTCActtgataaaagaaaaatgctttCACCAAATTAAACGTTTTAAAATCCTCAACATGCGATCAAAACCTCACATTTGAGATGGGACCAAAAAAAGGGGGTAGTTGTTTTCTGACGACCTCAAGTCCTCAGATCAGATCAGATCAGATCAGATCAGAGAGATCACCCCCAATCTCGATACTCGTCGGCATCGATGATCAAATAGGTACGAATAGGAGTCCGGAAGATGGTCTTCAGAGGCGACAACCGTGTCTCCCCGACAGTTCACATGGAAGCAGAGAAATAGCAGACAGTCGGGACGTACTTGACATGCACACTCCACATAACGTTGGTGCAAGAGTACAGACAGGTACATGTTCAGCCCCCTATGCATTTTCATATCAATAATTCAGTTGAACGGACGGACAACTTTGGCAGTTGGCACGTAGAAGACGAACCATAATGGGACTAGAAGCTCATTTCAACCAATTCCTACTCCGTCTGATGACttgagaaactaaaaaaaaaaaaaaacagaggaaacAAATAACCCTTCGTTGAATTTTTTACAATACATTGTTTTTTGTAAACTTTATGAACTCAGGCAGGCCTTCCAAATGGACATCATAAAGAAAAACGTTACATCATCATCTGCCATCAGAGGAAGGGAATTAGGCAAAGTATCCAAGTTTCTTCTAGCTAGAAAATGTCACCTGTACATCTGACAACATTCTAAATAAGAAGATAAAACCGAAATTAATAGTTATGCAATATGGAATAAAATGAGTGTCAGGCGCCAGTAATAGTCATGCTTGAAGGGGTGAAGACAAAATACTAAATAGTAAATTGAAACATAGCAAAGAGTCACCTGCTAGTAGAGGATGAAGTAAACGAATGTCAATCCTACCATGATATACATATTGTCACAAGAAACAACGTTCCTATAACTCCCATACCCAAAGAAACATAAGATCCCATAACTCGAACCATTGGTGACATGCCAATCCCCATAGATTAGATCAAACTTGGAGAAATTGCTGATATTTTTTCCTGGTTTATGTGTTTCCACGAGCTAGACGCTCTGTGGCACATAACTTCATCTACATATATCAATTCAGttttgtttcagaaaaaaaGTCCCAAGCTGCTAACTCTGATCCGAGTGAATTGAGTGGAGCACCCGAACTTTGTAAATATGTTtgaacaagaaacaaacatgCACCATTTCTAATGCGGGAAAGCATGACAGGAGTTATGGTCCTTGGGTCAATACAAATTAACCTTGCAATAGTAGTTCCCTTAGGTTGAAGAGACACGAGGAAAGAGTGCACAAAATGTTGAACATATACATTTCATCTTGGCATTCAGCAAGATTAAGTTTAAGTTTACTTGTTTATAAGACCCATCATTCATCaattgtgcatgtgaatgaGCTGCAAAAATGTTCCTAATCATGCAGTCATTCTTGAAGATGGTCCACGCTTGAATGACAGAATCGAGGAAACTTTATCTAAGGACACAAAATGAGCACAAATCTAAGGCGCTTTCTTCATTCATCAAATCAAAGGCATTATTGGTTTCTCCAAACGCCAAACTGCCAACCCTCTGATGGAGATATTCATCTTCCTTGAGTTCCTGCCACAAATAACAGTTTAGTTAGCTCAGTTTTGGCTTGAGTTTTCCATTTTCTGGTCAATGAGTAATATTAACCACAACGAACAGGGACAGGCAACACCTTCTTCAGTACTTATTTACAAGCCATGGTATTTGAGACCGGCACTTGAACCACCAAATGCAGTATCCCTTCCGAACATGCCCGCTCATGACCTGAATCTGATCTCCTAGGTATTTACATCATCTGAATGTGAATCTTTTACATCAGTACCCTTGGCCATATACACAAATCATATCTCAACAACATTTAAATTGGTCTAGACCACAAAAGACAAATGATAATGCTTGAAACGATATTCAAATTGGTGTATCTGCATCCAATGTCTCTGAAAGATATGCTCAAATGAGGGGACTAAACAATAATTTCGTAAGTAACAAACAACTGGTTGTAAAAATATGAAAGGCATCAACCAACAATAACCAAGTGGTCACCCACCTACACCAGAAGCCACATCAAATGGTTATTGGTTAGCTTCCACATTTCCATACCATGGACATACTTATATAATACATTCCATTTGCAGATCACGCATGTAGCATATGGTATCTTTATAAGAGAAGAAACAATCATAAAAAGCACAACTAATTGCAAAAAGCCaataaaatcaaacaaactTAAACCTGAACCATCACTAAAAGTTGAATCAATAGTCAAGCAGATGCTCACCAGATAACAGAATAGGTATTTACAATAGAATATGAAAACAATTACACAACAACAAGAAACAGTTCTTGAATCTTCTCTTACTCATGCCCAAACACAGCAATTGTGGATTAGCAAAAAGTATCTGTTTGACCTTTTCTGCTTCTAAAATTCTTGTaacatgcaaaaaattaaagtcaTGAATCTTTGAATGTCATTACAGTACATTTAGGAGATGGTAACCTAACAGAATAATACATGAACTGTTACGTCATGGCAtcctattatttttttaaccgAGGACAATTTCGTTTATCATGTCCAGTTTGTCTACAAGTATGACATATTCTTGGCTTCCCAACCACAGTGTTTATAGAAGTACATCTGGAAGATAAATGATCAAGTTAAAACCATATCAAACACTATAACATTCGATGAATTGTTGAGAAAGAAACATGTAAAAAAGGATAAAGTTCTTACCCAACTCTTATGTTAGAAGCACATGTTTGAGAATCATGATCAGAACCATGACATGTAACAGATGTCCTTAAGGGTTTACTCTTATGAATAACTGattcaatttgtttttcaattccCATTGCACATGCTTGTTTGCAATTTATGGGAGTTACATAAATACTTGAAGAAAGATCAGTTGACTGCaagtctcttccttcttccctaTTAGTTGACATATTTTCAAACGCACATGTAAATTGTTTATTAGAGCAAGGTTGTGCACTTGAAACTTCAGGAGTAATACCTTCCAATTCTgccaaaattttatcaaatcttTGTATGGCATGTTCATATTTCTGTTGTGAATTGAGTGCTGCACTAATACACTTGTTTGCCTTTAGGCTTAATATGTGTCTCTTTACCATCAATGAATCATCACCTCCAATTAGTTGACTTGAACAGCCCATATGATGCACTATGCCACTTCTTGCAGTTCTTGTCCACCTTTTAAGAACATAAATAGATGGAATTTCTTCAAATGATTCATGTgtcaatatagaaaaaatgtggCGACATACAATCCTGGATGACTTCCATAATGAACAGGTGCAAGTCAATAGTTCCTTCAAATTCCCACTGAAAGTAAGCTCATACTCTCTGTCGACTCTCCCATGCAATTGTTTGTCAATCactttatatatttttgaatcACCATGACAAGTAAATGTGACTCTACAACAAAGTGATTGTAGTAGTTGTTCTCTAAACATGTGAAAAACTGTTGGAGTACATGTACTCCTCAAGTGCAGCTCCATACTACCATTTGTAACTAAAGGTTCAGCTTCATCCTTCATTTTGTGATCATATTTCAACTCTTTACGCCTTCGTTTTTTAATAGCTTCATCAAACTTTAGAATGAATTCTCCCAAAGAAGTCTTCTTATTAACATAATTCTTAAAAAACTCATTCATACTGTCACTACGTTGAGTAGTTGACATTCATGCCATAAATGTGGAAGGCATATATGGTTTAGCCCACTCGGTACAAGTATTCCAAAATTTGACTACCCATTCACTTTCTTTCAAAGAGGGGAACAAAGTAACCAATTCACCCCATAAAGTTTTGAactcttgaattttttctgaCTGATATAGCCATTTCTCCCATAGATCACGAAATTCTAGATTCTTATACAACTCACTGATATAGTCCGTAACATTTTGGTATATGTGCCAAATATAATACTTTTGAATAGTATGTGGCAACACCCTCTCTATTGCGGAGTTCATAGCAAGGTCTTGATCACTGATAATAGCAGCTGGATATTTTCCACCCATTGCTTGCAACCATTCACTAAATACCCACATCAAAGATGCTTCGGATTCATCTATAAGAAGAGCACATCCAAATACAATCGATTGGCAATGATGATTCACCCCAATGAATGGCACAAAGGGCGTCatataattatttgttttataagATGTATCAAATAAAACTACACCTCCAAAATAGTAGTAATCCTCTCGTGCTCTCGCATCTACCCAAAAACAATTACTGAATTGCCCCATCGAATCAAATTGAATAGCATAATAAAAGTCAGGattctcctctttttttttcttaaaatggCCTACAACATACTGACAATCTTTTCCATAATAACTTCTGACCATCCTTTTAAAATGAACATCTAATTGTTCATCCATAAATGGAGCATTATGAAGGTCATCAGCTTCATGTGACAAAACATCCACAACCTGGTAAGGTTTTAAACCTGAACTAATGCATTTATTTACAAACAATTCATGTTTCTCATTAAATTGATGTGCACCtttcaatattttgaactttgatgGAGAGTGCAATTCATGATTGTGTTGTAGATATACAGAACTAATAACCCaaaccttcttttcctttttccaagaAAG
Proteins encoded in this region:
- the LOC116251435 gene encoding signal peptidase complex subunit 1-like isoform X2, whose protein sequence is MDWQGQKLSENLMQAMLAIFAFIAFVTGYMMSSFQNMLIIYAAGVLLTMLITVPNWPFFNRHQLNWLDPSLAELNPKPDIQTSNTKKRTAKGYQK
- the LOC116251435 gene encoding signal peptidase complex subunit 1-like isoform X1: MCNLVTFLLSVRGFVLFRFFSKMDWQGQKLSENLMQAMLAIFAFIAFVTGYMMSSFQNMLIIYAAGVLLTMLITVPNWPFFNRHQLNWLDPSLAELNPKPDIQTSNTKKRTAKGYQK
- the LOC116249687 gene encoding protein FAR1-RELATED SEQUENCE 5-like isoform X2; protein product: MKRKTNDGKKERVTTRCGCPAKVNLSWKKEKKVWVISSVYLQHNHELHSPSKFKILKGAHQFNEKHELFVNKCISSGLKPYQVVDVLSHEADDLHNAPFMDEQLDVHFKRMVRSYYGKDCQYVVGHFKKKKEENPDFYYAIQFDSMGQFSNCFWVDARAREDYYYFGGVVLFDTSYKTNNYMTPFVPFIGVNHHCQSIVFGCALLIDESEASLMWVFSEWLQAMGGKYPAAIISDQDLAMNSAIERVLPHTIQKYYIWHIYQNVTDYISELYKNLEFRDLWEKWLYQSEKIQEFKTLWGELVTLFPSLKESEWVVKFWNTCTEWAKPYMPSTFMA